The DNA region CACTGTCCTTTGCAGTCATTCATTCACATAATGAGCGCCTTTGGGGATTATTACTGAAGGTTATTCAACTAATAGTTTGAATAGAACCTTCCTATTTTTACCAATTAAAATCTTTGGATGGTGATAGAAATGAGAATGTTTTCTGGCTTTAcaggttttatttccagttttggAGTTttaggggaaaggaaggaacaTTGTGAATACTTGAATCACTTTTTCGGACGACATCATGTAAAAGTCCTGCACTCATTACAGTCATATTCAGAACAAAGTTATAAGAActcttgaggtttttttgggggcAGCTGACCCACAGGTAACAGTGTTGACCAGGGAGCCAAGAAATTTGAGTATCAGATCAGGCATGTTTTGTTTCATGAAGCAAAAGAGTGTAGTGATAAATAAGTAATAAAGACAGTAATACAGATGTTGGATAATCTATCtacataaaaaaatatgcattcaATATGCTTTGGGGGACGAGGTCTATTAGAGAATGTGATGGTCTGTATTGGGCAAAGGAAGTGTCCCAATAATAAAGGACTCAAGGACATTCCAATGAGGACAGAGGATGTGTCTGGTCACATGACTGTTTTTCTGTCTACAAGTTAACAAAGTAAACAAGGATTTGTGGGCAAAAACCTTGCAGAACATTACAGCAGAGATGTCACAAGCAAATTGCAAAGGAActtgaagggaaaaagaaggctGCAACACACAAATACAGCAATACTGAAAGACtaagaaacccaaacaaaattCCACTGAATATGCTTGCAATTTAAAGAAGCCAACTAAAGTTACCAACTATTGCTACCAAACCAGAGCCTGATAAGTGCTATAGAGCAGACAGACCTATGCATGTGTATCAGAGATTCTGAAAAGCAGCTAAACAAGagagctgaattaaaaaaaataaatagtgcCATGCTTCAATTTTGTACCTGAAAAGCTATGGCTTGGCTGAGGCTATCTAGAGCAGGgtcttctccctcctcttcactttcttcctcttcctcacttcattgtgcagagagagaaaaaaaaatatagatcTTTAAGtgtttaatgtgaaaaaaattcctaaaaagTGTAGTAATGTGTAACTTAATATACATACATTTCTTCTGGCTCCActactttctttctcttcttcttttcttttttttttggtggttcCCGCTCCCCGAGCATATTTTTAGGACAAGCATAACTTAAGTGTCCTGCttccttggaggaaaagaaatattgctTAACAGAAGCCATTACAAACAACTACATGTTAAAACGTATCATGAGGGAAGTTCATGGGGGAAAAGATGGAAGCAATTAGTAAGATAAATGGAATGCTGAATTAGCACACAGAAGACAAACTCTTCTCTAGGCTTGCTATGGAAATGAAGAGATTGGTGGTGATATGCATGCTTAACTGTAAAGTGAGAACAAGCTACAAGCACAGTAGATTCTTTTGTCTGTTGCAATAACTGAATACACTACACATGGTTTTTATTCAAGACAAGATAGAAACCTCAGAATTAACAATTTAAGATACGGGAGTGAGGTGACATTTTTGCTGTAATGAGTGTTAAGAATATAAATTAAGTTTGTATTGGACATTAAATACTATCCAAATATCATTGTCCTATGTTACTATGTTCAGGAATTCAGGAACTAAGatttaaaactcacttttatataaaacagttgtttcctgtatttattttgctgccaACTAAATCATGAACTTCCAATGATATAGCAAAAGCAGATACTTTGAAGCAACAAATAGGAGGTTGTCATTGCAATAGTTTTCATGTGCATCAGTTATAtatcttgggttttgtttttctttgttacttTCACTACCATCCACTATTACTACTACTGTTTAGTATTATTTCAGTTATTAAGTTGTTCTTATCTCAAGCCACAATTTTTGTCCATTTCCCTACATTTTTGGTTTTACTCACCCCACATTCGTAGCACTTAGACTTGTCAAAGTAGTTACGCCTGCGAATgaattctgctgctcttccattaTCTATGGCAATACTTGCTTTTATTACTCTTCCAAACAACTACagaaaattggaaagaaaaggtaaatgTTTTGGGACTGAAAACCCAATCCTCCTGCCGTAAAAACTTTCCACAACTTACCTGTTTGTTATTAAGTGCCCGAGAACAGTTTTGTGCAGATTCTTTAtccaaaaacaaaataaaggcaACTCCTTTGCTCTTCCTGGTGTCTTTGTCTTTCATAATAGTAACTCTGGAAACATATAAGgctgttatttattttagtgaCCCACACTAAAATTacttcagagatattttttccttaaagatcTCAGTGAGTTCTTACCTTTGTTATACAGCAAAAAAGTTAAAGTAtatttaacaataaaaatacatattaaacAGAAATTCAACAGAGCAGCTAATGTGGCCATATATTTAGAAGCAGAGTggagatgattttaaaaaagaatgtgGGGGTCTTTCTAGGACCAGTATCACTCATAATTCCCTTGGGTGACTTAATGAACAGAGAATATAATCTTGAGATTTACAGGCAACCTAACTTGAGGGAACTACATTTTACTGGAGGTGAAAGGAAAATTTATGGGCCACCTTACCATTGCTATTATTGATGAAAAGCAGTGCGAACTGCCTCCAAACTGACAAATCTATGTACATGTAGGACTAATCCGCTAAACAGGTCCACAACAGGAAACACTAACCATGTGCAGTACTGTTCTACAAAGATCTCCAACTGAAATCCAAAGATCAGGGATGCATGTGTTATTTCACATTACCAATACAAAGTGAAATCTTCAGTCTAACACTGAAATCAACAGCTTCAATAGCACATTGAAAAGTCCATGAAAATCtagaaacattaaaagaaaatctgaagataaaaatttaaaagacagGGCCGGGGCCCGTGTATGGCCAAAACCCACACAGCCTCAATTCTTTCAATCTTAAGATCAGTTGTATACagtcctgaaaaaaaccctaacaaaacaacaacagtgAGAATCAGAATGTCAGACTGCATGTACATAAAAATCAAAGTATGTGTAAAAAAGTATGGAATACACTCCTCCCTTATGCCCACAACAGGCAGAACAAGGTTCAGCCATAGTGCAAGCCAAAACTCTAAGAagtaaccaaaaaaaccaaaccccacttCAATACAGAAGGCCTACCATACAGCCTGTATAAGTAACAGATGATCTCCATGGTAGaaagtttataaaataaaaacacagtaaagaaatttcaaatttcCCCAAATACATTCACAAAAAGGTTCAGCTTAACAGTTTTACTACCAAAGCCTCTTGGACAGGATGTGTCCAACTGCATGTATTAAGTTCAAGTGTCTGTTAATTTTTCTGCCAAGCTACTTTTTGAAGACATACAAGCCCAGTATGACTGTCAGGCTTCTAATTGGGATATTCAGCATACCAGTTAATAACATAAGAACAGAATCAAGTGTGACAAATCTTTAAAAAGCCAGGAAGTTCTTGGAGCCataaaaattctgatttcttaCTGAACAAACTCAGCTGATGTCATAATAGTCAGGATatatttgcttttccagctATTTGTCACCTGAAACACATTTCTGAGACTTCAAAAACTTAGAAACTCTGTATCTCACAGGTTATTTATTGCAACAGCTAGGATAAATTAGAGAAGATACTTGCTGGTTTAGGATTAAAAACTGAAGACTTGAGTCTCCTTATTGTgaccaatttaaaaaaataaacaaaccagtCAATTCCTTACTGTGGCACTTCCTTCTATCATTTGAACACAGAGGCAGATATTCACATATATTGGTCATGAACACCCCACATACTGAAAGCCATTAATGCAGCCTTACATCTAGCTTTAAGTAAAATACTAAGTAGTTACAATAATAAGCCCCTCTAGAATCACAGGGAACTGTACACTGCACTTGTGGGAACTGTGACATCCAGGTTACATAAGAAGAAGCTCCCACTTTCACACTTACCCACTGCGCCCCACCGTGTTCAAGGAAAGGGGAATAACACTAGAAGAACACTGTTTCAACTATTTCAGAGAAAGGACTGATGGTATGTAACAATGTCCTACTTGCTCTTAAAAAAACAGTTAGCAAAGCCTGTCCccaacacaaatatttttgtattatgtGTGCAACTGCAAGGAATTCCGGTcgttaaattaaatttatacGTTATTAACAATGAACAGAACTTCAATACAGTTCCACACTCATACTTTAATTACAAAAAGCTTTCAAGTGAAGGaaagacataaaatatttaaaatgagagGTACAAAAATAGAAGGCCATATCAGGTCACTTACTTGACAACTTTCCCATActttgaaaatatctgaaatataaagcaaaataaaaagattcaAAACAGATAATTGCATTTCACtaataataaattaatcatGACAAACATATATCAGTATTGATTTTACAGTCAAAATTGTCAACAAGTTTAATGTAAACAGTCCATCTCTTAAAACTTACCCTGTACAGATCATTGTTAGTCAAAGCAAAGGGTAAATTGGAGACATACACTGTGCTTTTGCTTGGTGCCAACCCACCACTCATTTTtctgatgaaaggaaaaagagagaagagttAAACTGTATTGAACAaagaaatgaattaaaaaaaacagtttcaAGACTTCGAATTTTATTTCAAGCCTACCCCAGACAGCCATGATAAAGTTGCAGGAAAGCATAGctttcatttcccttttatttcccttgcctcattttacatgaaaattaGTGTTTGCCTTCATGGACTACAGAACACAtacattcctttttcctctcctggatACAAACATGTTTTTGCTCTACATGAGTCGATTTGTAGTTAAGAAAAAACTGGCAAGTTAGTGTACTTCCAATAATCCTCTGCTAATCTGTGCAATTAGAAAGGTTGGGGGCCAAAAGAATCAAGTAACGTCCATTGATTAAAAATTATGGCAAACATCTCAAATTAGTGACCTTTGTACTGGAACCAGCATGATCTGATTCTTTATACAAGTATCAGTTCAGCTGCATTCAACatacaataaaatacaattggttaaggagaaataaaaaagtttccCTAAAGCAGAGTCCTAATTATTGTGGGGAGAgagataaatacattttaaagtcaATGTAGTATGATGCTAAAGCATCATACTACATGCTCTCATCTCCTCTCTTAACTATTGCTCAAGTTTCTCTAGAACTGCATGTGTCCAGAGCTGACCATAAAGCAGCATCTCTATAGAAGCactccccttcctccttttgATTAGGCAGATTTCTCCTGGTAGGAAGCAGGAAATTTTCCAGTCTTTCCATTTTAGTTTCCAATCTTTTCTATCCTCTTGAAACTGAGTATGTCTGGAAACaattaatcaattaaaaatactgttataACCACATAGGTGAAGAGCAACCAAACTAACTTGAGAATGTTGAGCCAATATTTTTCTTCGCATCTGGACAATTCCCAAAATTTTTAGTGATGTAGTGTTTTGTCTGTGCAAAACATTCTTTGATCCATTCTGTAGACATGATTCAGACCAAGAGCTAAGTGAGTAAAATTTAAGATCAAAACACACCCCTTATGAAAGCCCACACCAAATACTACAGCAAACCCATTCCCTGTACAGTCCAATTTCTACCTCCTTGTCCATTTTCCTACAGCCTTATTACTGCTGCCTGGCACCTCTAGCTAGTTCCCAAGTGAGGATTAAGCCACTTCTTCAACAAGACtgactcattttaaaaatgcagacaaaagcTGATGAAGGGATAAAAAACTCTAAAGTATTAAAATCAGCATCTGGCATATTACAGTTTCTTAGGGGACTTCTTGGGTAGCCAGTCTGAACAGATTGCTTGGCCAAGTGCCAACAAAGTAACCAATATCACACTCTAATCCGGCTGATACTTTCTGGCATTTCATGATTCAGTTTTCTGAAGGCCTGATATTCCCAGCAGACACTGATTATCCAAgtgctttgcttctctttcctgaCATGCTTACAGTATCACAATTCACTTGAGTGGCAGTTTCCAAGTGATTGAATTTTAAGGTTTTCCATGTTCAGGGACTGTTTTTTGGCATGAGCAAAAATGGCAACACAAAGGttaagcaaatgaaaacagaataaatttgcAATAAAGGCCACACATTGCATCTGGTGTTAGGCAGACTGTGTTCATTATTCCAAATTCCTTTCTGCTTGGCATTAGTATCCTTGACAAGCCTAACCAGACTGACTTGGCAACCTGCCATTAGAATAGATGGCCTGAAGTGCAGTGATTTATATGTACAGTGGATAGAAGGATTCAAGAAGAGCAATCTCAACACTGCACTATGGTATAGTGCTAATCTATGGCAGCAGGGGACAAGAAAACACTGGAGGTGAACCTCAGGTGTCTGAATACAATGGTTTAACTCTGCCTAGAAGGCAAGAGAAGCTGGAGCACCTTGTAACAGCAGCCCCCATTTTAATGGGCAGGCACCAGGGAGAACAGCATGACTGGAGAGCAGTCAGCCTGCATATTCCACAATGCCACAGTGCAAACCTCCACAGAGAAGGTGAGACACCATCCAGAGATTGATACTGGCCTACCAGTTCAGTTGTTAGGAAATTATTAATGGAAGCAGCCTACAGAACCAACATTTTCAGCTGCACCCTGCTTTTCCCAGAAGAAGCTGAAAGAGTTGCACCCTGAGACCGCTGGCTGCCAGACAGCTGAGGCTGAATGTTATTTCTACTCCTCTGGACAAATTTAGGCTTAACAGTTTTGCTGCTCCAACTGCCCAAATATTCTTAGAAATCTGTATTGTTTAGGACTGTTGTGCAAGTACTTCTAATTTTTTATGTCTGACTCATAATACAACTGTAATAAGAGAGGAGTACAGCAACTGTATAGTTATCACCATTTATTATAATGACGTTTTCTAGTGGGAGGAGTAAAAAAAGCCAATTCTGGCTTTAAGCTAACTCTCCAGAAAAGACATGTCATTTGGAGGCTCATCATTACAAGGTTGAAAGTCCTGCTACTTCTAGTATTTTCTAACTTGATAGAACTGTTCAATATAAGCTTAACATTTTCATCACATTGTTTCTCCATGACTACCAGTATCTCTGCTCAGctgataagaaaataaaaataccccCTTCCCGCAT from Sylvia atricapilla isolate bSylAtr1 chromosome 5, bSylAtr1.pri, whole genome shotgun sequence includes:
- the ZCRB1 gene encoding zinc finger CCHC-type and RNA-binding motif-containing protein 1 isoform X2 encodes the protein MKDKDTRKSKGVAFILFLDKESAQNCSRALNNKQLFGRVIKASIAIDNGRAAEFIRRRNYFDKSKCYECGEAGHLSYACPKNMLGEREPPKKKEKKKRKKVVEPEEIEEEEESEEEGEDPALDSLSQAIAFQQAKIEEEQQRWTQTAGESSISDDSKRPRIKKSAYFSDEEELSD
- the ZCRB1 gene encoding zinc finger CCHC-type and RNA-binding motif-containing protein 1 isoform X1, whose product is MSGGLAPSKSTVYVSNLPFALTNNDLYRIFSKYGKVVKVTIMKDKDTRKSKGVAFILFLDKESAQNCSRALNNKQLFGRVIKASIAIDNGRAAEFIRRRNYFDKSKCYECGEAGHLSYACPKNMLGEREPPKKKEKKKRKKVVEPEEIEEEEESEEEGEDPALDSLSQAIAFQQAKIEEEQQRWTQTAGESSISDDSKRPRIKKSAYFSDEEELSD